In a single window of the Olivibacter sp. SDN3 genome:
- a CDS encoding endo-1,4-beta-xylanase has protein sequence MKSLPYFLLSLCCIIVAEPSLAQQQQELGLKDYYHNLFPIGVAVNGRAIKGDEAALIKQEFNSITAENAMKMGPIHPEENRYNWGLADSIVHFASANNLRVRGHTLLWHQQTPKWIFVDENGDQVSKELLLKRLREHILAVVGRYKGKIYAWDVVNEAIDDNPEKFLRESKWMEIIGEEVFARAFEYAHEADPDALLFYNDYNSERPEKRERILRLLKNLTEAGVPIHGVGLQGHWSIFEPSETDLEEAIERYASLGLQLHITELDMSVYPWEKERRQKRADESDAYTPELEQKQIDQFEKVFGIFRKYAEHITNVTFWNVSDRYSWLDHYPVHGRKNYPLLFDQNLQRKKAYWKVVDFKKD, from the coding sequence TTGTTGCAGAGCCAAGTCTCGCACAGCAACAGCAGGAGCTGGGACTAAAAGACTATTATCACAATTTGTTTCCTATAGGGGTGGCGGTCAATGGTCGGGCAATAAAAGGCGATGAAGCGGCATTGATAAAACAGGAGTTTAATAGTATTACAGCAGAAAATGCGATGAAAATGGGACCGATACATCCTGAAGAAAATCGTTACAATTGGGGATTGGCCGATAGCATAGTGCATTTTGCTTCTGCCAACAATTTGCGTGTGCGTGGACACACCTTACTATGGCATCAGCAAACACCTAAGTGGATTTTTGTAGACGAGAACGGGGATCAGGTAAGTAAGGAATTGTTGTTAAAACGTCTCCGCGAACATATATTGGCAGTAGTGGGAAGGTACAAAGGAAAGATATATGCCTGGGATGTCGTGAATGAAGCGATAGATGATAACCCAGAGAAATTTTTGCGTGAGTCTAAATGGATGGAAATTATTGGCGAAGAAGTTTTTGCAAGAGCTTTTGAATACGCGCACGAAGCTGACCCAGACGCGCTCTTATTTTACAATGATTATAACAGCGAACGCCCGGAGAAGCGTGAACGCATCCTGCGCTTGTTGAAAAATTTGACGGAAGCAGGAGTGCCGATCCATGGTGTGGGATTACAAGGGCATTGGTCGATATTTGAACCGTCGGAGACCGATTTGGAAGAGGCTATTGAACGCTACGCATCACTGGGGCTGCAATTGCATATTACAGAGTTGGATATGTCGGTCTATCCTTGGGAGAAGGAAAGACGACAGAAGCGGGCGGATGAGTCGGATGCTTATACACCGGAGCTCGAGCAAAAGCAAATCGATCAATTCGAGAAAGTTTTTGGTATATTCAGGAAGTATGCTGAACACATCACCAATGTTACATTTTGGAATGTTTCAGATCGTTATTCTTGGTTAGACCACTATCCGGTACATGGGCGTAAAAATTACCCGCTACTTTTTGACCAAAATTTACAGCGAAAGAAAGCCTATTGGAAGGTAGTGGATTTTAAGAAGGATTAA
- a CDS encoding glycoside hydrolase family 3 protein, translated as MKNINGLVTAFLIFFIAMQLPLYGQNHEFPFENPQLSFEERVTDLVQRMTLEEKVSQMLNAAPAIPRLNIPSYDWWNETLHGVARTPFPVTVYPQAIAMAATFDTTALFKMADYSALEGRVVYNKAVAMGRTNERYLGLTYWTPNINIFRDPRWGRGQETYGEDPYLTAALGKAFVRGLQGDDEKYLKAAACAKHYAVHSGPEPERHIFNVDVNAYDLWDTYLPAFEELVVDAKVAGVMCAYNAFRTQPCCGSDLLMTDIMGFQGLCNF; from the coding sequence ATGAAAAATATAAATGGCCTAGTGACTGCATTTCTTATTTTTTTTATCGCGATGCAGCTTCCGTTATACGGACAAAACCATGAATTTCCATTTGAAAATCCACAGCTGTCCTTTGAAGAAAGAGTGACAGATTTGGTTCAGCGGATGACCTTGGAAGAAAAGGTCTCGCAAATGTTGAATGCTGCGCCGGCTATACCGCGGTTAAACATTCCTTCCTATGACTGGTGGAATGAAACTTTACACGGAGTTGCGCGTACACCGTTCCCGGTAACCGTTTATCCGCAAGCTATAGCGATGGCGGCTACTTTTGACACGACGGCACTATTTAAAATGGCCGACTATTCTGCTCTTGAGGGACGGGTCGTTTACAATAAGGCAGTGGCTATGGGGAGAACGAATGAACGCTACTTAGGCTTGACTTATTGGACGCCCAATATCAATATTTTTCGTGACCCCAGATGGGGAAGGGGACAGGAAACATATGGCGAGGATCCATATTTGACTGCTGCATTGGGCAAAGCATTTGTAAGGGGTTTACAGGGCGACGATGAAAAATATTTAAAAGCTGCAGCATGTGCTAAACATTATGCTGTGCATAGCGGGCCCGAACCTGAACGTCATATTTTTAATGTGGATGTAAATGCCTATGACTTATGGGATACCTATTTGCCAGCATTTGAGGAGTTAGTGGTCGACGCAAAGGTTGCCGGTGTGATGTGTGCTTACAATGCCTTTCGCACACAACCCTGCTGTGGCAGTGATCTGTTGATGACCGATATAATGGGATTTCAAGGGTTATGTAACTTCTGA
- a CDS encoding glycoside hydrolase family 3 C-terminal domain-containing protein has translation MDDFFKNHKTHASAADAAADAVYHGTDLDCGTDAYKALVQAVKEGKITEESIDTSVKRLFMIRFRLGMFDPVSMVKYAQTPDSILESSIHGKHALEMARSSAVLLKNEQHTLPLRKNLKKVVVLGPNADNAIAILGNYNGIPSKLSTVLDGIRQKVGAATEIIYEQAINFTNDTLLTYAEMEGKYTFNGRPGVHARYFSNTAMKGDPIFERYENTIDHFWQEGETIADGLRANDFSVHFQTDFHADHDSPLVFEVEADDGYRLIVNDDTVLNAWERNRWGAKTYTLNTKRDSVYHLELEYWQGGGKGNIRLSAGNFQRTDFKQLAEQHKDTDAFIFVGGISPQLEGEEMQVDYPGFNGGDRTSILLPTVQTALMKELQATGKPVVFVMMTGSAIAIPWEADHLPAILNAWYGGQAAGTAVADILFGDYNPSGRLPVTFYRGDEDLVAFNDYNMDNRTYRYFKGKPLYGFGYGLSYTSFKYEDVQLPKKLKKGESVQVKTRVRNVGDRDGDEVVQLYIVNSKGRDKMPLKSLKGFRRIHLKAGEAKELTFELSPKALSYVQDDGSSALLEGEVEIAIGGVQPGEQNDVKNTDLQRRTVYIN, from the coding sequence ATAGATGACTTTTTTAAAAATCATAAAACACATGCGTCTGCAGCGGATGCGGCCGCAGATGCCGTATACCACGGCACGGATTTGGATTGTGGTACCGACGCTTACAAAGCGTTGGTACAAGCTGTTAAGGAAGGTAAGATTACCGAAGAGAGTATTGATACATCTGTAAAACGCTTATTCATGATACGTTTTCGCCTGGGTATGTTCGATCCAGTATCTATGGTGAAATATGCGCAAACACCCGATTCTATCCTAGAATCCAGTATACATGGGAAGCATGCGTTAGAAATGGCGCGAAGTTCAGCAGTATTATTAAAAAATGAGCAGCACACGCTACCGCTTCGTAAAAACCTAAAGAAAGTAGTTGTACTCGGTCCGAATGCCGATAATGCAATTGCTATTTTAGGCAATTATAATGGTATTCCCTCAAAGTTATCTACGGTTCTAGACGGAATCCGGCAAAAGGTTGGAGCAGCGACTGAAATTATATATGAGCAGGCAATAAATTTCACCAATGATACGCTCCTTACTTATGCCGAAATGGAGGGCAAATATACTTTTAATGGCAGGCCGGGTGTTCACGCCCGCTATTTTTCCAATACTGCGATGAAAGGAGATCCTATTTTCGAAAGATATGAAAATACTATTGATCACTTCTGGCAGGAAGGGGAAACTATTGCAGATGGATTACGTGCCAATGATTTCTCCGTTCACTTTCAGACCGATTTCCACGCAGATCATGATAGCCCCTTGGTGTTTGAAGTGGAAGCAGATGATGGATATCGTCTTATTGTAAATGACGATACCGTTCTGAATGCGTGGGAGCGAAACCGTTGGGGAGCGAAAACGTATACACTTAACACTAAAAGAGATAGCGTTTATCATCTGGAATTGGAATACTGGCAAGGTGGGGGGAAAGGTAATATCCGTTTAAGTGCAGGAAATTTCCAAAGAACAGATTTTAAGCAGTTAGCCGAACAGCATAAGGATACAGACGCATTTATATTTGTGGGAGGAATTTCTCCACAACTTGAAGGTGAAGAAATGCAGGTAGATTACCCGGGCTTCAATGGGGGAGATCGCACCTCTATTTTACTACCGACGGTACAGACAGCATTGATGAAGGAACTCCAGGCAACAGGAAAGCCGGTTGTGTTTGTCATGATGACGGGCAGTGCGATTGCCATTCCTTGGGAGGCAGATCATTTACCGGCGATTTTAAACGCATGGTATGGTGGGCAGGCAGCAGGTACTGCAGTAGCTGATATTCTGTTTGGTGACTATAATCCATCCGGTCGTCTGCCAGTTACATTCTATCGTGGAGACGAGGATCTTGTGGCCTTCAACGACTACAATATGGATAATCGTACTTATCGCTACTTTAAAGGTAAACCACTTTATGGGTTTGGATACGGTCTGAGTTACACATCGTTTAAGTACGAAGATGTTCAGCTTCCCAAAAAGTTAAAAAAGGGAGAGTCAGTTCAAGTTAAAACACGCGTCCGTAATGTCGGAGATAGGGATGGCGACGAAGTGGTACAGCTTTATATTGTAAACAGTAAGGGAAGGGATAAGATGCCACTAAAGTCGTTAAAGGGATTCCGACGCATTCACCTAAAAGCCGGAGAGGCGAAAGAGCTTACTTTTGAGCTATCCCCAAAAGCCTTATCATACGTCCAAGACGATGGTAGCAGCGCTTTGCTTGAAGGAGAAGTAGAAATTGCGATAGGAGGCGTTCAGCCCGGGGAACAGAATGATGTCAAGAATACGGACTTACAGAGAAGGACTGTGTATATCAATTGA
- a CDS encoding glycoside hydrolase family 43 protein → MRNFANLSTLSTCILLAFASCNQEQKKESDEVAANDTLQFRSSPLIDSIYTADPSAHVFNGKIYIYPSHDIDAGTSENDNGDHFAMRDYHVFSMDKIDGDVTDHGVALAVEDIPWASRQLWAPDAAYKDGTYYLYFPAKDKDDVFRIGVATSHSPEGPFKALPEPIAGSFSIDPAVFTDTDGSTYMYFGGIWGGQLQQWENNEYDAAGSLTDLEQDNQPAISCRVVKLKDNMVEFDGQVQNAKLIDSAGNEILGGDHDRRFFEGAWMHKYQDRYYFSYSTGDTHFLAYAIGDSPTGPFTFAGHFMKPVQGWTTHHSIVEFDGKWYLFYHDTERSGKTHLRNVKVTELTHHEDGTIAMIDPFTE, encoded by the coding sequence ATGAGAAATTTCGCAAATCTTAGTACATTATCAACATGTATACTGCTAGCGTTTGCTAGTTGTAATCAAGAACAGAAAAAAGAGTCTGATGAGGTAGCCGCCAACGACACCCTACAATTTCGCTCTTCTCCACTGATTGATTCAATTTATACAGCAGACCCATCAGCTCACGTGTTCAATGGCAAAATTTATATTTATCCTTCACACGACATCGATGCTGGAACGAGTGAAAACGATAACGGAGACCATTTTGCAATGCGGGATTATCATGTGTTTTCCATGGACAAAATTGATGGCGATGTAACTGATCACGGGGTTGCATTAGCCGTCGAAGACATTCCCTGGGCGTCAAGACAATTATGGGCTCCGGATGCAGCCTACAAAGACGGCACCTATTACCTCTATTTTCCTGCAAAAGACAAGGACGATGTTTTTCGGATCGGTGTTGCTACATCGCATTCTCCCGAAGGGCCTTTCAAAGCACTTCCTGAACCAATTGCAGGCAGTTTCAGTATTGACCCAGCAGTATTTACGGATACTGACGGCAGTACGTACATGTATTTTGGTGGTATTTGGGGCGGTCAGTTGCAACAATGGGAAAACAATGAATATGACGCAGCGGGGTCTCTAACTGATCTGGAGCAAGATAATCAGCCAGCGATTAGCTGTAGGGTAGTTAAGCTAAAAGATAATATGGTGGAATTTGATGGTCAGGTACAAAACGCAAAGCTAATCGATAGTGCCGGGAACGAAATCCTCGGAGGGGACCATGATAGGCGATTTTTTGAAGGTGCATGGATGCATAAATACCAGGATCGCTATTACTTTAGTTATTCTACCGGCGACACACACTTTCTGGCATATGCCATAGGTGATTCTCCAACAGGGCCTTTTACTTTCGCCGGACACTTCATGAAACCCGTGCAAGGCTGGACTACCCACCATTCCATTGTTGAGTTTGATGGTAAATGGTATCTTTTCTATCACGATACTGAACGTTCGGGGAAAACACATTTACGTAACGTAAAAGTAACTGAGCTAACACATCATGAAGATGGCACAATTGCAATGATTGATCCCTTTACTGAGTAA
- a CDS encoding RagB/SusD family nutrient uptake outer membrane protein yields the protein MKTLIKYRLLLVIILSFLSIYSCKKDALDTSNENVVSTDQYFQTGDELLAGANAIYATVRGINLVAREWFFLHDLRSDEVAAGGSQLEVPRGQILNGNVDPTNSVMNAVWNGLYTVVHRANTVIENGPNVTDNPGLRDRVLAEAKFLRAWAYFELVSKWGAVPLYVETVKTPSDYQDRADVDEIYGVIIQDLSEAAEILPGKSATDNGRATRSAANALLGRVLMQRGDYSGARDELLKIPTAGADGYQLTDRYLDNFEEETEFNSESIFEIVYVDKGDNDFNWGTDDSPNAAQSTIRNQEYNPVAWRNLIPSNKLLNEFENTETGAAKTDPRFSFSFYQTGDRYNNGADVLTDADQNGNASLVNGVRIKVSFRKFMILYKEDKSRASYHPGGNNQRIIRFAEVLINLAECEAELGNLSASVGYLNQVRARASVAMPPYPTAQYPMASKTDVIRAIMHEKMVELSNESIRNLDILRWRPLNYFTSEPIAYFRPGRDELLPIPTAEMDNNPELSGQQNPGY from the coding sequence ATGAAAACATTAATCAAATACCGACTACTATTGGTCATCATACTCAGTTTTTTAAGCATCTATTCCTGCAAAAAAGATGCGCTGGATACCAGTAACGAAAACGTAGTCTCTACCGACCAATACTTTCAAACAGGCGACGAATTACTCGCCGGGGCGAATGCGATATACGCAACTGTAAGAGGAATCAACCTTGTGGCACGTGAATGGTTTTTTTTACACGACTTACGCAGTGATGAAGTTGCTGCCGGGGGAAGTCAATTAGAGGTTCCTCGAGGACAGATTTTAAACGGAAACGTTGACCCTACCAATAGCGTTATGAATGCCGTGTGGAATGGTTTATACACGGTAGTTCATCGTGCAAATACGGTTATTGAAAATGGGCCAAACGTGACGGACAACCCGGGCTTGCGCGATCGTGTTCTGGCGGAAGCAAAGTTCTTACGCGCGTGGGCATACTTTGAACTGGTTTCGAAATGGGGAGCGGTTCCGCTTTATGTGGAGACCGTAAAAACACCGTCCGACTATCAGGACAGGGCAGATGTTGATGAAATTTACGGCGTAATTATCCAAGACCTTAGCGAAGCAGCTGAAATTCTTCCCGGTAAATCGGCCACTGATAATGGCCGTGCTACCCGCTCTGCTGCGAACGCGCTATTAGGAAGGGTGTTAATGCAGCGTGGAGATTATTCCGGTGCCCGAGACGAACTACTTAAAATTCCAACAGCAGGCGCAGACGGCTACCAGTTGACCGATCGCTATCTTGACAATTTTGAAGAGGAAACTGAATTTAACAGCGAATCTATTTTTGAAATAGTATATGTCGACAAGGGGGATAATGACTTCAACTGGGGTACCGACGACTCCCCGAATGCCGCACAATCCACTATCCGTAACCAAGAATATAACCCCGTAGCCTGGAGAAATCTTATCCCTTCGAATAAGCTGTTAAATGAGTTCGAAAATACTGAAACTGGTGCAGCGAAAACAGATCCTCGATTCTCCTTCAGCTTCTACCAGACTGGCGATCGCTATAATAATGGAGCAGATGTGTTGACCGATGCTGATCAGAATGGCAATGCCTCTTTAGTTAATGGTGTACGTATAAAAGTTAGTTTCAGAAAATTCATGATTCTGTATAAGGAAGATAAAAGTCGTGCGAGCTATCATCCTGGCGGTAATAACCAGCGAATCATACGTTTTGCAGAAGTTTTGATTAATTTGGCTGAATGCGAAGCCGAACTCGGCAACTTATCTGCGTCAGTAGGATATCTGAACCAGGTTCGCGCGCGGGCTTCTGTCGCCATGCCCCCATACCCTACAGCACAATATCCGATGGCCAGTAAAACGGATGTTATACGAGCGATTATGCACGAAAAAATGGTTGAGTTATCTAACGAATCTATCCGCAACCTGGATATCCTCCGGTGGCGGCCACTCAACTATTTCACAAGTGAGCCAATCGCTTACTTTCGGCCAGGACGAGATGAGTTATTGCCTATTCCGACTGCAGAAATGGATAATAATCCTGAACTGAGCGGGCAGCAGAACCCAGGTTATTAA
- a CDS encoding TonB-dependent receptor: MRTQFLRAALYIAALQLTTVVHATPLVPEGVIRKASSETATLGEKTDWPIRGAVSDETGQALSGVSVTIKGAIGSTSTDQNGAFEINIPDEGATLIFSYVGFLSQEIPVNDNTSLSVVLRSDAQALDEVVVVGYGTQRRSNITGAVSSVSAKTLTELPVSSADQALQGRVAGLTVTNNGSPGTSPIVAIRGISSISFASDPLYVVDGFPTDISNIDQRDIESVDVLKDASSAAIYGSRATNGVIIITTRKGYFQDRPKISFDSYYGIQSPAKRFDLLNTEQYLQYERALNGAETPLPPRLEAGNFNQPIYEGAGQTFAQTNTDWQDAYFRTNQPLQQHNISLSGGNDISRFYTGVGVFQQEGIAQGLNFRRINYRINSEHRISKYFDFGQSFYVGQSKQRFDEPPGNRTPIVNMIRMLPYLPVFNPNNLGGYMGPQNSFDASDPVNPVETANLIENYNNTTRLLGTAYVRINFTPWLRFTSTYGIDHSNIAIQNYTPIHNDGGTSIVNIATINNDRQLFTTHLFTQQLSFDKSFEDHNLGATLVYESQGQRYRNETASGNQSTNLVKTLNGATNVAANTLYETNLIRSMLARVTYDYAGKYLLTASIRRDGLSVFAPGNKNENFPAFSAGWKVNQENFMKDAAWLSEFKLRGGYGITGINGVLLGNYPYLQPIQRNQSTYPFNGTIINGNGSFYNGLSNPDLAWEKTKQTNIGLDFGIFDNRITLVAEYFRRQTDNLILTVPTPTSYGFNGSGTLANVAAMRNNGFEFQLGYNKTNGDFTWNVMGLMSIIRNEVLGLNNENASITAGGDADFGGGGPITNTVIGQPVQSFFGFLVDGIFHNEEEIAAHATQNGAAPGDLRFRDLDGNGIINDGDRTFIGSFMPKFSYSLNFSANYKNFDLVLFLQGVQGNDIFNAARIIREGMPRLFNADVAVLNAWTPSNTNTNMPRAVNGDPNQNVRPSNRWIEDGSFLRMKNFMIGYRPSENWIKSISGNVISQFRVYISAQNLFTATNYSGLDPEIGSKNGTLTNGVDYGQYPSPRSFQLGLQATF; encoded by the coding sequence ATGAGAACACAGTTTCTAAGGGCTGCACTTTACATCGCAGCATTGCAGCTGACCACAGTGGTCCACGCGACCCCTCTCGTGCCGGAAGGAGTCATCAGAAAAGCATCATCTGAAACCGCCACGCTTGGTGAAAAAACCGATTGGCCCATTAGAGGCGCCGTTTCGGATGAAACTGGGCAAGCACTTTCCGGAGTAAGTGTTACCATCAAGGGCGCAATAGGCAGTACGTCTACCGACCAAAATGGTGCATTTGAGATCAACATTCCAGATGAAGGAGCCACCCTGATTTTCAGTTATGTTGGTTTTCTAAGTCAGGAAATACCGGTTAACGACAATACTTCCCTCTCCGTAGTCCTCCGAAGCGATGCTCAGGCTTTGGATGAAGTTGTAGTAGTCGGTTATGGCACACAACGTCGTTCGAACATTACAGGTGCCGTATCATCTGTCAGTGCCAAAACCTTAACGGAGCTACCCGTTTCCAGTGCTGATCAGGCCTTGCAAGGGCGTGTAGCCGGACTAACAGTTACGAACAATGGTTCTCCCGGGACGAGTCCGATTGTTGCCATACGTGGTATCAGCTCCATAAGCTTTGCTTCGGACCCGCTTTATGTAGTGGATGGCTTCCCAACTGACATTTCGAACATCGACCAACGGGATATTGAGTCAGTAGACGTGTTAAAGGATGCTAGTTCCGCTGCTATTTATGGATCTCGGGCAACCAATGGAGTAATTATCATTACGACCAGAAAAGGGTATTTTCAGGATCGACCTAAAATCAGTTTCGATTCCTATTATGGAATCCAGAGCCCGGCGAAGCGTTTCGATCTGCTGAATACCGAGCAATATCTCCAATATGAGCGGGCTTTAAATGGTGCGGAGACGCCGCTCCCCCCGCGCCTAGAGGCAGGAAATTTCAACCAACCTATTTATGAAGGTGCTGGCCAAACATTTGCACAAACCAATACAGATTGGCAGGATGCTTATTTCCGCACCAATCAACCCTTACAACAACACAACATCTCTTTGAGTGGTGGAAACGATATTTCCCGTTTTTATACCGGTGTTGGAGTGTTTCAACAAGAAGGAATAGCACAGGGATTGAATTTTAGACGTATAAATTATAGGATTAACTCGGAGCACCGTATCAGTAAGTATTTCGACTTTGGCCAGAGTTTTTATGTGGGCCAATCAAAGCAACGTTTCGATGAACCTCCCGGCAATCGGACGCCAATCGTAAACATGATTCGCATGCTGCCTTACCTGCCGGTCTTTAATCCAAATAATCTAGGAGGATATATGGGTCCTCAGAACAGCTTTGATGCATCAGATCCTGTCAACCCGGTAGAGACTGCAAACCTGATTGAAAACTACAATAATACAACAAGACTTTTGGGTACCGCTTATGTGCGCATAAATTTTACACCATGGCTAAGGTTCACTTCAACATACGGAATTGATCATTCTAACATCGCCATACAAAACTATACACCTATTCATAATGACGGTGGAACATCGATTGTTAACATTGCCACCATTAATAATGACAGGCAACTGTTTACAACGCATCTCTTTACCCAGCAGTTAAGTTTTGATAAGTCGTTCGAGGACCACAATCTAGGAGCGACTTTGGTTTATGAAAGTCAGGGCCAGCGCTACCGTAACGAAACGGCAAGCGGTAATCAGAGCACCAATTTGGTTAAAACCCTAAATGGAGCAACTAATGTTGCTGCCAACACCCTGTATGAAACCAATCTCATCCGATCTATGCTGGCACGGGTAACCTATGACTACGCCGGAAAATATCTGTTAACCGCTTCTATCAGACGCGATGGTCTGTCTGTATTTGCCCCTGGAAATAAAAATGAAAATTTTCCAGCATTCTCTGCGGGCTGGAAAGTTAATCAGGAGAATTTCATGAAGGATGCAGCGTGGCTTTCCGAGTTCAAGCTTAGAGGGGGTTACGGTATAACCGGTATTAATGGTGTTCTACTTGGTAATTATCCGTATCTACAGCCAATTCAAAGAAATCAATCAACCTATCCCTTCAATGGAACGATTATCAACGGGAATGGCTCGTTTTATAACGGCCTTAGCAACCCTGATCTTGCTTGGGAAAAAACCAAGCAAACCAATATTGGCTTGGATTTCGGGATCTTCGACAATCGAATCACCTTGGTCGCTGAATATTTCCGTCGCCAAACAGACAATCTTATCCTGACTGTCCCTACACCTACGAGCTACGGATTTAACGGGTCGGGTACATTAGCCAATGTTGCAGCGATGCGCAACAATGGATTCGAATTTCAACTTGGATACAATAAAACCAATGGTGATTTTACATGGAATGTGATGGGTTTGATGAGTATCATACGCAATGAAGTCCTTGGCCTCAATAACGAAAACGCTTCCATCACAGCTGGTGGTGATGCCGATTTTGGCGGTGGAGGTCCGATCACAAATACCGTAATTGGGCAGCCGGTACAATCATTCTTTGGTTTCCTTGTAGATGGTATTTTCCATAACGAAGAAGAAATTGCTGCGCATGCTACACAAAACGGCGCTGCTCCGGGCGACTTACGTTTTAGGGATCTTGATGGGAATGGAATTATCAATGATGGAGACCGCACGTTCATCGGGAGTTTTATGCCAAAGTTCAGTTACTCATTAAATTTTTCGGCCAATTATAAAAACTTCGATCTTGTGTTGTTTTTGCAGGGCGTTCAGGGGAATGACATTTTTAATGCTGCCCGGATCATCAGAGAAGGCATGCCGAGACTGTTCAATGCAGATGTCGCAGTGCTGAATGCCTGGACACCCTCGAATACGAACACTAATATGCCGAGAGCGGTAAATGGCGATCCCAACCAGAATGTTCGCCCATCAAACCGGTGGATTGAGGACGGTTCTTTTCTGCGCATGAAAAATTTCATGATCGGTTATCGTCCTTCGGAAAATTGGATTAAAAGTATCAGTGGAAACGTGATCAGTCAATTTAGGGTATATATATCTGCACAAAATCTCTTTACGGCGACAAACTATAGCGGTTTAGACCCAGAAATTGGCTCCAAAAACGGCACACTTACAAATGGTGTAGACTACGGTCAATATCCTAGTCCACGCTCATTTCAATTAGGTTTACAAGCAACATTTTAA